In Podospora pseudopauciseta strain CBS 411.78 chromosome 3, whole genome shotgun sequence, one genomic interval encodes:
- the NOG1 gene encoding Nucleolar GTP-binding protein 1 (EggNog:ENOG503NUDD; BUSCO:EOG092619NK; COG:S) encodes MTWKDIAPVPTAQEFIDIILSRTQRRLPTQISRIRAFYTRKVKFTQETCSEKFGAIVSSFPILTDQHPFHRDLMNILYDADHFKVALGQVSTAKHLIETISRDYVRLLKYSQSLYQCKQLKRAALGRMATLIKRLKDPLAYLDQVRQHLARLPDINPTTRTLLVAGFPNVGKSSFVSSVTRADTPVEPYAFTTKSLFVGHLDYKYLRYQVIDTPGILDHPLEEMNTIEMQSVTALAHLRAAICFFIDISEQCGYSLKAQINLFKSIKPLFANKMVFVVLNKMDVKKFEELEPEMQAELNDLVKSGDVELLRASCATQEGVQDVKNHVCERLLAERVSQKLKAGTGSSGNMGSRLTEVMARIHVAQPMGGVTRETFVPEAIKNMKKYDKNDPERRRLARDEEFENGGAGVFNVDLKRDYLLANPEWKYDKIPEIYDGKNVYDYVDPDIDAKLAALEEEEERLEKEGFYKSDSDVGDESEEEILQKAELIREKHKLIRNEAKMRKSLKNRAMIPRKSLKKSFSQLEDHLDQLGVDTQEIDLRGRAAVRETRGRSVGARSRTGTVDPDAMDVDNAPSARDRLRSQSRPRDRSVMATNRREDGVTDELVRTKVERQAKLAQRKMNRMARQGEADRHIGATMPKHLFSGKRTIGKTSSR; translated from the exons ATGACGTGGAAGGATATTGCGCCCGTGCCTAC GGCGCAGGAGTTTATTGATATCATCCTCTC GCGGACACAGAGGAGATTGCCCACTCAGA TCAGCAGAATTCGCGCCTTCTATACCCGCAAGGTCAA GTTCACACAGGAAACATGCAGCGAAAAGTTCGGTGCCATTGTTTCCAGCTTTCCCATCCTCACGGATCAGCATCCCTTCCACCGCGACTTGATGAATATTCTCTATG ATGCCGACCATTTCAAGGTGGCCCTCGGCCAGGTCTCGACAGCCAAGCACTTGATCGAGACCATCTCGCGCGACTACGTCCGTCTCCTCAAGTACTCTCAGAGTTTGTACCAGTGCAAGCAGCTCAAGAGGGCCGCTCTCGGTCGTATGGCCACTCTCATCAAGAGGCTAAAAGACCCTCTCGCCTATCTCGACCAGGTCAGACAGCATTTGGCCAGATTGCCCGacatcaaccccaccacccgtACTCTCCTCGTTGCCGGTTTCCCCAACGTCGGCAAGAGTTCGTTCGTCAGCTCCGTCACCAGGGCCGATACCCCCGTTGAGCCCTATGCTTTCACAACCAAGAGCTTGTTCGTCGGTCATCTTGACTACAAGTACCTCCGCTATCAAGTAATCGACACCCCCGGTATTCTCGACCACCCCCTCGAGGAAATGAACACCATCGAAATGCAGTCCGTTACCGCCCTTGCCCATCTCAGAGCCGCCATTTGCTTCTTCATCGACATCAGCGAGCAGTGCGGTTACTCATTGAAGGCGCAAATCAACCTCTTCAAGTCGATCAAGCCCCTTTTCGCCAACAAGATGGTCTTTGTCGTCTTGAACAAGATGGATGTGAAGAAATTTGAGGAGTTGGAACCAGAGATGCAGGCCGAGCTCAACGACCTCGTCAAGTCTGGCGATGTCGAGCTTCTCCGTGCTTCGTGCGCCACCCAGGAGGGTGTTCAGGACGTCAAGAACCACGTTTGCGAGCGTCTCCTCGCCGAGCGTGTCTCTCAAAAGTTGAAGGCTGGCactggcagcagcggcaacatGGGCTCTCGCCTCACCGAGGTTATGGCCCGTATTCACGTTGCCCAGCCTATGGGTGGTGTTACTCGCGAGACTTTTGTCCCAGAAGCCATCAAGAACATGAAGAAGTACGACAAGAACGACCCCGAAAGAAGAAGGTTGGCTCGCGACGAGGAGTTCGAGaatggtggtgccggtgtgTTCAACGTCGATCTCAAGAGGGATTatctcctcgccaacccagAATGGAAGTACGACAAGATCCCCGAGATTTATGATGGCAAAAACGTCTACGACTATGTCGACCCAGATATCGACGCCAAGCTTGCCgcgctcgaggaggaggaggagcgtcTCGAGAAGGAGGGCTTCTACAAGTCCGACTCGGATGTTGGCGATGagtctgaggaggagattctCCAGAAGGCCGAGTTGATCCGTGAGAAGCACAAGCTCATCCGCAACGAGGCCAAGATGCGCAAGTCTCTCAAGAACCGCGCCATGATCCCTCGCAAGTCGCTCAAGAAGTCGTTCTCTCAGCTCGAGGACCACCTTGACCAATTGGGTGTTGATACCCAGGAGATTGACCTCCGTGGTCGCGCGGCCGTTCGTGAGACCCGTGGCAGATCAGTTGGTGCCCGCTCCAGAACCGGCACTGTTGACCCAGATGCCATGGATGTTGACAATGCTCCTTCGGCGAGAGACAGACTCCGCAGCCAGAGCAGACCCCGTGACAGGTCCGTCATGGCGACGAACCGTCGCGAGGATGGTGTCACAGACGAGCTTGTGCGGACAAAGGTGGAGAGGCAGGCCAAGCTTGCTCAGCGCAAGATGAACCGCATGGCGAGACAGGGTGAGGCTGATAGGCATATTGGTGCTACCATGCCCAAGCATctg TTTTCTGGCAAGCGCACAATCGGCAAGACCAGTAGTCGTTAA
- the URA5 gene encoding orotate phosphoribosyltransferase (COG:F; BUSCO:EOG09264O9F; EggNog:ENOG503NY1H): MSELPQYKKDFLKSAIDGNILKFGSFLLKSGRTSPYFFNAGDFYRADLLNSISTAYALTIDSLPIQYDIIFGPAYKGIPLATAATIKLGQINPDKYASVEYSFDRKEAKDHGEGGNIVGAPLKGKRVLIVDDVITAGTAKREAIAKIEKEGGIVAGIVVALDRMEKLPAKDGDDSKPGPSALGELKKEYNLPIYAILTLDDIIEGIKGLVGEEDIKRTEEYREKYKATD; the protein is encoded by the coding sequence aTGTCCGAGCTCCCCCAATACAAAAAGGACTTCCTCAAATCCGCCATCGACGGCAACATCCTCAAATTCggctccttcctcctcaaatcAGGCCGCACCTCCCCCTACTTCTTCAACGCCGGCGACTTCTACCGCGCCGACCTCCTGAActccatctccaccgcctACGCCCTCACAATCGACTCTCTCCCCATCCAGTACGACATCATCTTCGGCCCCGCCTACAAGGGCATCCccctcgccaccgccgccaccatcaagctcGGCCAGATAAACCCCGACAAGTACGCCTCGGTCGAGTACTCGTTCGACCgcaaggaggccaaggacCACGGCGAGGGCGGCAACATCGTCGGCGCCCCCTTGAAGGGAAAGAGAGTCCTCATCGTGGACGATGTCATCACCGCTGGCACCGCCAAGAGGGAGGCCATCGCCaagattgagaaggagggcggCATCGTAGCTGGCATCGTTGTTGCGCTGGACAGGATGGAGAAACTTCCGGCcaaggatggggatgattCCAAGCCTGGGCCGTCTGCGCTGGgcgagttgaagaaggagtaCAACCTGCCAATTTATGCCATTTTGACATTGGATGATATTATTGAGGGGATCAAGGGCttggttggagaggaggatatcAAGCGGACTGAGGAGTATAGGGAGAAGTACAAGGCTACTGACTAA
- a CDS encoding hypothetical protein (COG:K; EggNog:ENOG503P26K), giving the protein MVSQIEQQPAREDVNPPTTASPGPVDGDQAIDESSDADGDFAQLQKTLSQKRRAEKDSPESRLQKALPFPFFPNIRPLTVSDAPSCVQLENAAFPNPDHRASPEKFEYRLTTCPELSLGVFCTVIPSQLPSSCKLPTLSTARPVETDRADGAVSVLLAHIVSTRGTGKVVSDADMDYPKDWRTRQGKSAEVGHQETGGLVALHSLAVLPGLQGCGIGKMIMKAYLQQVKGMGLGEGVGLICQDYLVGYYERFGYKNLGPSKAQFGGGGWNDMVFDLSGKPE; this is encoded by the exons ATGGTCTCCCAAATTGAACAACAGCCAGCGAGGGAGGACGTCAACCCTCCAACCACAGCCAGCCCAGGCCCCGTCGATGGAGACCAAGCCATTGACGAGTCCTCCGATGCCGACGGGGACTTTGCCCAACTGCAAAAGACACTCAGTCAGAAGCGACGAGCAGAGAAAGACTCTCCTGAGTCGAGGCTTCAGAAGGCGCTTCCGTTCCCCTTTTTCCCAAACATCAGACCCCTGACCGTCTCTGACGCACCGTCATGCGTGCAATTGGAGAACGCCGCATTCCCCAACCCTGACCATAGGGCGTCCCCTGAGAAG TTCGAATACCGCCTCACCACCTGCCCCGAACTCTCCCTCGGCGTTTTCTGCACCGTCATCCCCTCCCAgcttccctcctcctgcaaGCTCCCCACCCTTTCCACCGCCCGCCCGGTGGAAACCGACCGGGCTGATGGCGCCGTGTCGGTGCTACTGGCGCATATCGTCTCCACTCGTGGGACTGGCAAAGTCGTCAGTGACGCTGATATGGACTACCCCAAAGACTGGCGGACACGACAAGGGAAGTCTGCCGAGGTGGGCCATCAGGAGACGGGGGGGCTGGTGGCGCTGCATTCACTTGCTGTTTTGCCTGGACTTCAGGGATGCGGGATAGGCAAGATGATCATGAAGGCGTATTTGCAGCAGGTGAAGGGTAtggggctgggggagggggtgggattgATTTGCCAGGATTATCTGGTGGGATATTATGAGAGGTTTGGGTACAAGAACCTGGGGCCAAGCAAGGCGcagtttgggggtggggggtggaatGATATG GTGTTTGATCTTTCTGGGAAACCAGAGTAG
- the DDI1 gene encoding DNA damage-inducible protein 1 (COG:L; EggNog:ENOG503NWPK; MEROPS:MER0030081) codes for MRITLTITNAETQADDQDLLSLDVYPEMTIETLRSSIQVETGHPSTSQHLYHNGKLINDNSKTLAELNVDDGDMMALHVRDIRGSTGIPTGQGEAGPSRQQAQAPSGAQDPETVRLQILGNPALRREVENSSPQWAGALDDPVRFAQIFNSQYDVERRERAERHRMIARLNEDPFDVEAQRKIEEMIRQERVMENLQNAIEHNPEVFGYVHMLYLDVEVNGHKVKALVDSGAQATIMSPSCAEACGIMRLVDRRFAGIAKGVGTANILGRVHSAQIKIGPLFLPCSFTVMEGKTVELLLGLDMLKRYQACIDLAKNALVIQGEVVPFLGEADIPRDVEEQVQKEPTAPGPAGTTIGQRTGAVTAPGAPAPGSPVPQAEAPPAAPAAVPVQTSRPQPQQQQPSPQQQQQQQQQTSRFPREHIEQLKALGASEQQAIQALEATGGNVEYAASLIFEA; via the exons AT GCGCATCACGCTCACAATCACAAACGCCGAAACCCAGGCGGACGACCAGGACCTCCTGTCTCTGGACGTCTACCCGGAGATGACCATCGAGACCCTCCGAAGCTCGATCCAAGTCGAAACCggccacccctccacctcccaacACCTGTACCATAATGGCAAGCTCATCAACGACAATTCCAAGACACTGGCCGAATTGAACGTCGACGATGGCGACATGATGGCCCTCCACGTTCGCGACATCCGTGGTAGCACCGGAATCCCAACAGGACAGGGGGAAGCAGGACCGTCTCGTCAGCAAGCGCAGGCGCCTTCAGGAGCACAGGACCCCGAGACCGTCCGTCTTCAGATTCTGGGCAACCCAGCTCTTCGGCGAGAGGTGGAGAACTCATCACCACAGTGGGCTGGTGCGCTGGACGATCCGGTCAGGTTCGCCCAAATCTTCAACAGCCAGTATGATGTTGAGAGGCGGGAGCGGGCTGAGCGCCACCGGATGATTGCGAGGCTGAATGAGGATCCGTTTGATGTGGAAGCTCAAAGGAAGATCGAAGAAATGATCCGGCAAGAGCGTGTCATGGAGAACCTTCAAAATGCCATTGAGCATAATCCCGAGG TTTTCGGTTATGTGCATATGCTGTACCTCGACGTCGAGGTCAACGGGCACAAGGTCAAGGCTCTTGTTGACTCTGGCGCTCAGGCCACTATCATGAGCCCGAGTTGTGCTGAAGCCTGCGGTATCATGAGGCTGGTTGACAGGCGGTTTGCTGGTATCGCTAAGGGTGTCGGGACAGCCAACATTCTCGGCCGTGTCCACTCGGCCCAAATAAAGATTGGCCCTCTCTTTCTTCCCTGCAGCTTCACAGTCATGGAGGGTAAGACGGTGGAGCTCCTGCTCGGCTTGGACATGTTGAAGCGTTATCAGGCTTGCATCGACCTGGCCAAGAACGCGCTGGTCATCCAGGGGGAGGTTGTGCCCTTCTTGGGAGAGGCTGACATCCCGAGGGATGTTGAGGAGCAAGTACAAAAAGAGCCAACTGCTCCCGGTCCCGCCGGTACTACGATCGGCCAACGGACCGGAGCTGTCACTGCCCCAGGTGCTCCGGCTCCTGGTTCACCAGTCCCTCAGGCTGAGGCACCACCTGCTGCTCCCGCCGCAGTGCCCGTTCAAACCTCCCGGCctcagccacagcagcaacagccatcaccacaacaacaacagcagcagcagcagcaaacttCGCGATTCCCCCGGGAGCATATCGAGCAGCTCAAGGCTCTGGGGGCCTCGGAGCAGCAGGCTATTCAAGCCTTGGAGGCTACTGGTGGTAATGTTGAGTATGCTGCCAGCTTGATTTTCGAGGCTTAA
- the RRP8 gene encoding 25S rRNA (adenine645-N1)-methyltransferase (EggNog:ENOG503NYW7; COG:A; BUSCO:EOG09263YBT) has protein sequence MFPVKGLSISAEKLKIETENGAVPVNAAPAPASKPARKRKRPNQQNVTADNFADLWDQVIEHKEAPKPGTKPRSKQEAKRQKTDHQPAPKHTAQAEEKSEDNTPKKAKEQKQKKKSVAPSENAEDGFNGFDDEEDKTPKPTPAAAQDTATGKKNKKDKKQQPPKVDNDAQTRATAPPPKPAAPTPAPGPKLTPLQASMREKLISARFRHLNETLYTRPSKESFSLFSTSPEMFSEYHEGFRRQVEVWPENPVDIYISDIKTRAPLRQPPKSHPALPTAIPLPRDFSTKICTIADLGCGDAKLAATLQPLLKKSKLQIHSFDLQTGGNPLVTKADIANLPLEPGTVDVVVFCLALMGTNWTDFIEEAYRVLRWKGELWVAEIKSRFSSPGGSGTTQPAKVVSHSVGNRRKNNKPNAKQLVEEEAADLAELAEHVDGDAPPVQKSSSTDISAFVAALQGRGFLLNRDMGEHAVDMSNKMFVRMSFVKAAPALVGKCSDPKALEREARFKEQREVEKKLGPNASRLGKDRGFGALGGFKDRKKERETRAEVVENRKKFVGTGREQREEEERKRREMAILKPCVYKLR, from the coding sequence ATGTTTCCCGTCAAAGGCCTGAGTATCTcggccgagaagctcaagatCGAGACCGAGAACGGTGCCGTTCCGGTGAATGCCGCTCCCGCCCCGGCCTCGAAACCTGCAAGGAAGCGCAAAAGACCGAACCAGCAGAATGTGACGGCCGACAACTTTGCTGATCTCTGGGACCAAGTCATCGAGCACAAGGAGGCTCCCAAGCCAGGGACCAAGCCGCGGAGCAAGCAGGAGGCAAAGCGCCAGAAGACAGACCATCAGCCCGCCCCCAAGCATACCGCCCAAGCTGAAGAGAAGAGCGAGGACAACACccccaagaaggccaaggagcagaagcaaaagaagaagtctGTAGCCCCATCTGAGAACGCCGAGGATGGCTTCAATGGCttcgacgacgaggaagacaaGACCCCGAAGCCCacacccgccgccgcccaagacaccgccaccggcaagaagaacaagaaagaCAAGAAGCAACAACCCCCGAAGGTCGACAACGATGCCCAAACCAGAgccacagcaccaccaccaaaaccagctgccccaacccccgccccaGGCCCCAaactcacccccctccaagcctcCATGCGCGAAAAGCTCATCTCGGCCCGCTTCCGCCACCTAAACGAAACCCTCTACACCCGCCCCTCCAAAGAAtccttttccctcttttccacctcccccgaaaTGTTTTCCGAATACCACGAAGGCTTCCGCCGCCAAGTCGAAGTCTGGCCCGAAAACCCAGTCGACATTTACATCTCTGACATCAAGACCCGCgcccccctccgccaaccacccaaatcccaccccgccctcccaaccgccatccccctcccGAGGGACTTTTCCACCAAAATCTGCACCATCGCCGACCTAGGCTGCGGCGACGCGAAGCTAGCCGCCACCCTCCAACCGCTTCTCAAAAAGTCGAAGCTCCAGATCCACAGCTTTGACCTCCAAACGGGGGGCAACCCCCTGGTCACCAAAGCCGACATTGCCAACCTCCCGCTTGAGCCCGGGACGGTGGACGTGGTGGTTTTTTGCCTTGCGTTGATGGGGACGAACTGGACTGATTTCATCGAGGAGGCGTATCGGGTTCTTCGTTGGAAGGGGGAGCTCTGGGTGGCGGAGATTAAATCCAGGTTTTCCAGCCCTGGCGGGTCAGGAACGACGCAACCGGCAAAGGTTGTGTCACACTCCGTGGGCAACAGGAGGAAGAACAACAAGCCGAATGCTAAGCAGcttgttgaagaggaggcggCTGATTTGGCCGAGTTGGCGGAGCATGTCGATGGGGATGCGCCCCCCGTTCAAAAATCGAGCAGCACGGATATTTCGGCTTTTGTGGCTGCGCtgcaggggagggggtttttgCTGAATAGGGATATGGGGGAACATGCGGTTGATATGAGCAATAAGATGTTTGTTAGGATGAGCTTTGTCAAGGCTGCGCCTGCGCTGGTGGGGAAGTGCTCTGACCCCAAGGCGCTGGAACGGGAGGCGCGGTTCAaggagcagagggaggtggagaagaagctggggcCGAATGCGAGTCGGTTGGGGAAGGATAGGGGGTTTGGGGCGTTGGGTGGGTTCAAGGataggaagaaggagagagagacgagggcggaggtggtggagaataGGAAGAAGTTTGTGGGGACAGGGagggagcagagggaggaggaggagaggaagaggagggagatggcgatTTTGAAGCCTTGTGTTTACAAGTTGAGGTAG